The nucleotide sequence ACCTGCCCGCCAATATCGGCCCGTTCGACCGGATTATTGTGACGGCCGCCATGGAGCAGATTCCGGAGAATCTGATCGAGCGGCTCGATGTCGGCGGCATCCTGATCGCGCCGGTCGGGCCGCATCAGGGCGTGCAGACGCTGATCCGCCTGACCCGTAGTGAAACGGGCCTGGAGCGCAAGGAACTGGTCGACGTCCGCTTCGTGCCCGCGCTGCCCGGCGTGGCACGGGAGTTGTAGATTCCCGGATCGGTTGTGCTGCCAACATCTTATTGGGAGGGTTAAGCCGTTATTTACTCGGCGCGTGTTTACTTAAAAGACCAGTTCTGTTGCGTACGAGTGAGTAACCATGTCCGCTGTCGCCGAGTTGCTTTACTCGCGCCGCGTGCCGCAGGTCGCGGTGCTGGCGCTGATCTCGTTCGGTTTCGCGGGGTGCAGCGCCGACATGTCGTCGCGGCTTTCCCAGACGAATTTCTCCAACCCCTTCGCCTCCGAGTCGACCGGTTCGGTGCAGCAAGCGCCTCCGCCGCAGCGTGAGCTGCCGCAATATGCGCGGCCGCAGACACAGCCGGGCTACTACCAGTCGCAGCCCTTGCCGCCGCCGGCGGTTGCCGCGCCGCAATCCTATCCGGTTTCGGGCGGGGGCGTGTCCGGAGGCGGGCGCGGCGTCGGCTCCTACACGCCGCCGGCGCAGCCGCATCTTGAGACCACTGCCACCGTGCCGCCGCGCTCGGTCGCAGCGGCCCAGCCGGCCGGTGGGACCAAGATCATCGTCGGCACCAGCGACACGCTCGACATTCTCGCCAAGCGTTATCACGTCACGCCGCAGGCGATCCTTGCCGCCAACGGCTACAAGGGCCCGCGCACGCTGTCGCCCGGCCAGCAGCTCATCATCCCGCGCGCGGCCACAACGGCTGCCGCCGCGCCAGCCCCCGTCGCTGCGACTCCCACGATGGCGCCTGCGGCCAAGCCGGTTGCCGTCGCCGCTCCGCCGAGCATCCATTTCGTCAATCGCGGCGACACGCTGGCCAGCATCGCCCGCAAGAACCACATTTCCGCGGCCGAGCTCGCCCGCGCCAATGGTCTCGAGCCGTCCGCCAAGCTCAAGCTCGGCACCAAGCTGACCGTACCCGGTGCCAAGACCGCCGCGGTCGCCGTGCCGGTCGCTCCGGCGCCGGCTCTGGTTGCGCCGACACCCGTTGCCCAGCCCGCCGCGGTCGCGCCCGCCACCAAGGTCGCCGCCGCAACACCAGTTCAGAGTGCTCGCCTGGCCCAGGCCACGGCGAACATCGAGGAGAAGCCCGCCGAGGCACCGAAGGCCGCGGACGCCACCGGCGCGCTGCCGACCTTCCGCTGGCCGGTGCGTGGCAAGGTGATCACGACCTACGGCGCCAAGACCAATGGCAAGTCGAATGACGGTATCAACCTTGCAGTGCCCGAAGGCACGCCGGTCAAGGCGGCGGAAGACGGCGTCGTTGCCTACTCCGGCAACGAGCTGAAGGGCTATGGCAATCTGGTCCTGGTGCGGCACTCCAACGGCTACGTCACCGCCTATGCCCATGCGAGTGAACTGCTGGTGAAGCGCGGCGATACCATCAAGCGCGGCCAGGTCATTGCCAAGTCGGGTCAATCCGGGGAAGTGGCGTCGCCCCAGCTCCACTTCGAGATCCGCAAGGGATCAAGCCCGGTTGACCCGCTTCAATTCCTGAACGGGGCGTGA is from Bradyrhizobium sp. ISRA430 and encodes:
- a CDS encoding LysM peptidoglycan-binding domain-containing M23 family metallopeptidase, whose protein sequence is MSAVAELLYSRRVPQVAVLALISFGFAGCSADMSSRLSQTNFSNPFASESTGSVQQAPPPQRELPQYARPQTQPGYYQSQPLPPPAVAAPQSYPVSGGGVSGGGRGVGSYTPPAQPHLETTATVPPRSVAAAQPAGGTKIIVGTSDTLDILAKRYHVTPQAILAANGYKGPRTLSPGQQLIIPRAATTAAAAPAPVAATPTMAPAAKPVAVAAPPSIHFVNRGDTLASIARKNHISAAELARANGLEPSAKLKLGTKLTVPGAKTAAVAVPVAPAPALVAPTPVAQPAAVAPATKVAAATPVQSARLAQATANIEEKPAEAPKAADATGALPTFRWPVRGKVITTYGAKTNGKSNDGINLAVPEGTPVKAAEDGVVAYSGNELKGYGNLVLVRHSNGYVTAYAHASELLVKRGDTIKRGQVIAKSGQSGEVASPQLHFEIRKGSSPVDPLQFLNGA